One window from the genome of Mycolicibacterium gadium encodes:
- a CDS encoding TldD/PmbA family protein, producing MIGAQQVVERALAEAGRLGKADETVVLVTDRSDASLRWAGNSMTTNGESVSRTTAVISIVRQGNTARVGSVRSSDVDPSSIAGLVAASQEAALSALEAPDTAPPLPAGDASDDWDDPVAGTSVEAFLGVAGSLAARGFSGADQLYGFARHDVETTFLATSTGLRRRHTQPTGSVEINGKRDDASAWVGFSTPDFDDVPTDSMLERLSTRLSWAHRSVELPAGRYETIMPPSAVADMMIYLWWTMDGRGAEEGRTALSAPGGGTRVGERLTDLPLTLYSDPFAEGLACTPFVTASASSERASVFDNGMDIGRVDWIRDGTISTLAYPRASAAEFGAPVAVPADNLLMTGGTASLADMIASTERGLLLTTLWYIREVDPAVLLLTGLTRDGVYLVEDGEVTAAVNNFRFNESPLDLLRRATEAGATDRTLPREWGDWVTRVTMPSLRIPDFHMSSVSQAQ from the coding sequence GTGATCGGAGCACAGCAAGTGGTCGAGCGTGCGCTGGCCGAGGCCGGCCGACTGGGTAAGGCCGACGAGACCGTTGTCTTGGTGACCGACCGCTCAGACGCCTCGTTGCGGTGGGCGGGTAATTCTATGACCACCAACGGTGAATCGGTGAGCCGCACCACCGCCGTGATATCGATTGTGCGCCAAGGAAACACGGCGCGGGTCGGGTCGGTGCGGTCGAGTGACGTGGACCCGTCGTCGATTGCCGGTCTGGTGGCGGCATCACAGGAGGCGGCGCTGTCGGCGCTCGAGGCACCAGATACCGCGCCACCGTTGCCCGCCGGCGATGCGTCTGATGATTGGGACGATCCGGTGGCGGGCACGAGCGTGGAGGCCTTCCTCGGCGTGGCGGGCAGCCTCGCGGCGCGGGGATTCAGTGGGGCGGATCAGCTGTACGGGTTCGCCCGGCACGACGTCGAGACGACGTTCCTGGCCACCTCGACCGGGCTGCGGCGGCGCCATACCCAGCCGACCGGCTCGGTGGAGATCAACGGCAAGCGTGACGACGCCAGCGCGTGGGTGGGTTTCAGCACCCCCGATTTCGATGATGTGCCAACGGATTCGATGCTCGAACGACTGTCCACGCGGCTGAGCTGGGCGCACCGCAGCGTCGAACTGCCTGCCGGGCGGTACGAGACGATCATGCCGCCGTCGGCGGTGGCGGACATGATGATCTACCTGTGGTGGACGATGGACGGCCGCGGCGCCGAGGAGGGCCGGACGGCACTGTCGGCTCCCGGTGGTGGGACGCGGGTGGGGGAGCGGCTCACCGATCTTCCGCTGACGCTGTACTCCGATCCGTTCGCCGAGGGGTTGGCGTGCACGCCTTTCGTCACCGCGTCGGCGTCGTCGGAGCGCGCGTCGGTGTTCGACAACGGAATGGACATCGGGCGTGTGGACTGGATCCGGGACGGCACGATCAGCACGCTGGCCTATCCGCGAGCGTCGGCCGCGGAGTTCGGCGCGCCGGTCGCGGTGCCGGCGGACAATCTGCTGATGACCGGCGGGACCGCCAGCCTGGCGGACATGATCGCGAGCACCGAGCGCGGCCTGCTGCTGACGACGCTGTGGTACATCCGCGAGGTCGACCCGGCGGTGCTGCTGCTGACGGGCCTGACCCGCGACGGCGTGTACCTGGTGGAAGACGGTGAGGTGACGGCCGCCGTCAACAACTTCCGGTTCAACGAGAGCCCGCTGGACCTGTTGCGGCGGGCCACCGAGGCCGGCGCCACGGACCGTACGCTGCCCAGGGAATGGGGTGACTGGGTGACGCGGGTGACGATGCCGTCGCTGCGAATCCCCGACTTCCACATGTCCTCGGTGAGCCAGGCGCAATAA
- a CDS encoding energy-coupling factor transporter transmembrane component T family protein, translated as MTAPTANKRQRRPVVLLRPVPGNSAIHRLWAGTKLLMVAAIGILMTFYPGWVPIGAVAVLVLIAARTARIPRGVLPSIPGWLWILLFFGGLTATFAGGSPVIDVGSVEVGLGGLFNFLRITALSIVLLGLGAMVSWTTNVAEIAPAVAKLGRPLKVLRIPVDEWAVALALALRAFPMLIDEFRVLYAARRLRPKERAATRRGRFRAAMLELVDLLAAAVTVALRRADEMGDAITARGGVGQISAAPSGPKAIDWWAFLIVGLVCATALVLELTILGTSAVTR; from the coding sequence GTGACCGCACCGACCGCGAACAAAAGGCAGCGCAGGCCGGTGGTGCTGCTGCGCCCCGTGCCGGGTAACAGCGCCATCCATCGGCTGTGGGCCGGAACGAAACTGCTCATGGTGGCGGCCATCGGCATCCTGATGACCTTCTATCCGGGGTGGGTTCCGATCGGTGCGGTTGCCGTGCTGGTGCTCATCGCCGCGCGAACCGCGCGGATACCCCGCGGCGTGCTGCCGTCCATCCCGGGCTGGCTCTGGATTTTGTTGTTCTTCGGCGGTCTCACAGCGACTTTCGCGGGTGGAAGCCCCGTGATCGACGTCGGTTCGGTCGAGGTCGGGCTCGGCGGGCTGTTCAACTTCCTGCGGATCACGGCACTGTCGATCGTTCTGCTCGGGCTGGGCGCCATGGTGTCGTGGACGACCAATGTCGCCGAAATCGCCCCCGCCGTAGCCAAATTGGGCCGGCCGCTTAAGGTGCTGCGCATACCGGTCGATGAGTGGGCGGTGGCGCTGGCGTTGGCGCTACGCGCATTTCCGATGCTGATCGACGAATTCCGCGTCCTCTATGCGGCGCGCAGGCTGCGACCCAAAGAGCGGGCGGCCACCAGGCGAGGACGCTTCCGCGCCGCGATGCTCGAGCTTGTCGACCTGCTCGCAGCGGCAGTCACCGTCGCACTGCGGCGGGCTGACGAGATGGGCGACGCGATCACCGCCCGCGGCGGCGTCGGGCAGATCTCGGCGGCGCCGTCGGGTCCGAAGGCGATCGACTGGTGGGCGTTCCTGATCGTCGGGCTGGTGTGCGCGACGGCGCTCGTGCTGGAGTTGACGATTCTGGGCACCAGCGCCGTCACGAGGTGA
- a CDS encoding TldD/PmbA family protein, whose translation MTAQRQVDPDFLELPRHELADAALSAAKAAGASYADLRIHAITTEHIQLRDGELEAAVVNREIGLAVRVIVDGTWGFASHAELHPGTAAETARRAVHVAATLKPLNAERVELAPEPVYSDVSWVSSYRIDPFAVSAADKIAVLGEYSARLMAADGVDHVSAGLHAMKEQTFYADTFGSSITQQRVRLMPTLDAVTVDAAAGSFETMRTLVPPMARGWEVVAGDDVWNWTDELMQLPSLLAEKAKAPSVSAGPTDLVIDPTNLWLTIHESIGHATEYDRAIGYESAYAGTSFATPDKLGTMRYGSPVMNVTADRTVEYGLASVGYDDDGVAAQSWDLVREGIFVGYQLDRVFAPRLGVARSNGCSYADSPHHVPIQRMANVSLQPGTDELSTDDLIARVQDGIYIVGDKSWSIDMQRYNFQFTGQRFFRIRDGRLDGQLRDVAYQATTTDFWGSMEAVGGPSTWRLGGAFNCGKAQPGQVAAVSHGCPSALFRGVNVLNTRDESGR comes from the coding sequence GTGACAGCGCAACGCCAAGTCGATCCCGACTTCCTCGAGCTGCCGCGCCATGAGCTGGCCGATGCGGCGTTATCTGCGGCGAAGGCCGCCGGAGCCAGCTATGCCGACCTGCGCATACACGCGATCACGACGGAGCACATCCAGCTGCGCGACGGCGAGCTGGAGGCGGCGGTGGTCAACCGCGAGATCGGGTTGGCGGTGCGGGTGATCGTCGACGGCACATGGGGCTTCGCCTCGCACGCGGAGCTGCATCCTGGTACGGCCGCCGAGACCGCGCGCAGGGCCGTCCACGTCGCGGCGACGCTGAAGCCGTTGAACGCGGAGCGTGTCGAGCTGGCGCCCGAGCCGGTGTACTCGGACGTCAGCTGGGTGTCCAGCTACCGCATCGACCCGTTCGCCGTCTCCGCGGCGGACAAGATCGCGGTGCTCGGCGAGTACTCCGCCCGGCTGATGGCCGCCGACGGTGTGGATCACGTGTCGGCAGGGCTTCATGCCATGAAGGAGCAGACCTTCTACGCCGATACGTTCGGCTCGTCGATCACCCAGCAGCGGGTGCGGCTGATGCCGACGCTGGACGCCGTCACGGTGGACGCGGCGGCAGGGTCGTTCGAGACGATGCGCACATTGGTGCCGCCAATGGCGCGGGGCTGGGAGGTCGTCGCGGGCGATGACGTGTGGAACTGGACCGACGAGCTGATGCAGCTACCGTCCCTGCTGGCGGAAAAGGCCAAAGCACCCAGCGTTTCGGCGGGACCGACGGATCTGGTGATCGACCCGACCAATCTGTGGCTGACGATCCACGAGTCCATTGGGCACGCCACCGAATACGACCGCGCGATCGGCTACGAGTCCGCGTACGCAGGCACGTCCTTCGCCACCCCGGACAAGCTGGGCACCATGCGCTACGGATCGCCGGTGATGAATGTCACCGCCGATCGCACCGTCGAATACGGTTTGGCCAGTGTCGGTTACGACGACGACGGAGTGGCCGCGCAGAGCTGGGATTTGGTGCGCGAGGGCATCTTTGTCGGCTATCAACTGGATCGGGTGTTCGCGCCCCGGCTCGGCGTCGCACGCTCGAACGGCTGCTCGTATGCCGACTCGCCGCATCACGTGCCCATTCAGCGGATGGCCAATGTGTCGCTGCAGCCCGGTACCGATGAGCTGAGCACCGACGATCTCATCGCCCGCGTGCAGGACGGCATCTACATCGTCGGTGACAAGTCGTGGTCGATCGACATGCAGCGCTACAACTTTCAGTTCACCGGACAGCGGTTCTTCCGGATTCGTGACGGCCGCCTCGACGGTCAGCTGCGCGACGTCGCGTACCAGGCGACCACGACAGACTTCTGGGGATCGATGGAAGCGGTCGGCGGGCCGTCGACGTGGCGCCTCGGCGGCGCGTTCAACTGCGGCAAGGCACAGCCCGGCCAGGTGGCGGCGGTCAGTCACGGCTGTCCGTCGGCGCTGTTCCGCGGGGTGAACGTCCTCAATACGCGCGACGAGTCGGGACGGTAG
- a CDS encoding site-specific integrase: MAGRPPLRIGRYGKINRTKLGNGAWLARCRYRDADGVTRIVERRGPLDEFDQYGKLAEDVLIQSLKDRQPALADDFTLETRVVVLIERHLERLAEDGRSPVTLDTYRFAAAKLNKLIGGIRVREASTSRIDAAIRSVRTAHGATMARQAKTILRGALQLAVMANILSANPVRDIQPIKTRAPVGAAALTADELRRLLTNLRSDDYCQHNDLVDPITVLIGTGLRRSELLGLRWEDFNDVTGTIHVTGKVIRVAGKGLVRVDETKTNAGRRTIPLPQFAVEALQRRRGHLYSGELPVIFPSIAGTLRDPNNFAKQWRRVRDQLGVPDSTTHSFRKTIATLADDAGLSARVSADHLGHSRVSMTQDRYMSRGRVHTEVAELLDRTINDE, translated from the coding sequence ATGGCGGGTAGACCGCCGCTGCGGATCGGGCGGTACGGCAAGATCAATCGCACCAAGCTTGGTAACGGCGCGTGGCTAGCCCGGTGCCGCTATCGCGACGCTGACGGCGTGACGCGCATTGTCGAAAGACGTGGCCCGCTGGATGAATTCGATCAATACGGCAAGTTGGCAGAGGACGTACTCATCCAGTCTTTAAAGGACCGTCAGCCCGCACTTGCCGACGACTTCACGCTCGAAACTCGAGTCGTCGTGCTGATTGAACGACACTTGGAACGGCTTGCCGAAGATGGCCGGTCCCCCGTGACCCTTGATACCTACAGGTTCGCGGCGGCGAAGCTGAACAAGCTCATCGGCGGCATCCGCGTTCGCGAAGCGTCAACTTCCCGCATCGATGCCGCGATCCGATCGGTGCGCACGGCCCACGGTGCCACCATGGCACGCCAGGCGAAGACGATCCTTCGCGGCGCTTTACAGCTTGCGGTGATGGCCAACATCCTTAGCGCGAATCCTGTGCGCGACATTCAACCAATCAAAACCCGAGCACCCGTCGGGGCGGCCGCGTTAACGGCCGACGAATTGCGCAGACTGCTGACGAACTTGCGGTCTGACGACTATTGCCAACACAACGACCTTGTCGACCCCATCACGGTGCTTATCGGCACAGGATTACGCCGGTCAGAGCTGCTTGGTTTGCGTTGGGAAGACTTCAACGACGTAACCGGCACGATCCACGTCACCGGCAAGGTCATCAGAGTTGCGGGCAAGGGACTAGTACGCGTAGACGAAACCAAGACCAACGCCGGGCGGCGCACGATACCGCTCCCTCAATTTGCCGTCGAAGCACTGCAACGACGGCGTGGACACCTCTACAGCGGCGAGCTGCCAGTGATCTTCCCGTCAATTGCTGGCACGCTGCGTGACCCCAACAACTTCGCAAAGCAATGGCGGCGGGTGCGCGACCAGCTCGGTGTTCCGGACTCGACGACTCACTCGTTCCGCAAGACGATCGCGACGCTGGCCGACGACGCGGGACTGTCAGCAAGGGTCAGCGCTGATCACCTTGGGCACTCGCGGGTGTCAATGACTCAGGACCGCTACATGAGTAGAGGACGGGTCCACACCGAAGTTGCCGAGCTACTGGACCGCACCATAAACGATGAATAA
- a CDS encoding esterase-like activity of phytase family protein: MRLRCSLMAAALLLSACSTASVSSTGLEYLGQINFPTSYVFDDTTVGGLSAITYDPGRQVYYIISDDRSAKNPARFYTVGITLSDNRLVGIEWLDTTSLLDRSGAPFPPLSPDAMPPVIPPDPEGIAFDERRQQLYWSSEGERIVEDPDRPLLLDPWVRVAGLDGAFRSQFALPPGLSMSKQETGPRRNAGFEGLTLTPSGNFLVAGMEDPGLNDGAPPSAGTGALTRVTRFDVATGTATAQYAYPLDPITAPNGDANGLSDLVALDDDNFLVIERSHGTHNVARIYRAGTAGADNILDRPSLADAPPSAMTKSLVADLSTIPQVQNLDNVEGITLGPKLSDGRQVLVLVADDNFSDDQMTQFYAFAL, from the coding sequence ATGCGACTGCGGTGCAGCCTGATGGCGGCCGCCTTGCTACTTTCCGCCTGCAGCACCGCATCGGTGTCGTCGACCGGCTTGGAGTACCTCGGGCAGATCAACTTCCCGACCAGCTACGTCTTCGATGACACGACGGTCGGGGGACTGTCGGCGATCACCTACGACCCCGGCCGTCAGGTGTACTACATCATCAGCGACGACCGCTCGGCGAAGAACCCGGCAAGGTTCTACACCGTCGGAATCACGTTGAGCGACAACAGATTGGTTGGTATCGAGTGGCTCGATACCACCTCGTTGCTGGACCGGTCCGGCGCACCGTTTCCGCCGCTGTCGCCGGACGCCATGCCTCCGGTGATCCCGCCGGACCCCGAGGGCATCGCGTTCGACGAGCGCCGCCAACAGCTGTACTGGTCCAGCGAGGGCGAGCGGATCGTCGAGGATCCCGACCGGCCGCTGCTATTGGATCCTTGGGTTCGCGTTGCAGGACTCGACGGCGCATTCCGCAGCCAGTTCGCACTGCCTCCCGGGCTATCGATGTCCAAGCAGGAGACGGGACCCCGGAGGAACGCGGGCTTCGAAGGTCTGACGTTGACACCGAGTGGCAACTTCCTCGTCGCGGGAATGGAAGACCCGGGTCTCAACGACGGCGCCCCGCCGAGCGCCGGCACCGGTGCCCTCACCCGCGTCACCCGATTCGACGTCGCGACGGGCACCGCCACCGCGCAGTACGCCTACCCGCTCGACCCGATCACCGCGCCGAACGGCGACGCGAACGGACTGTCGGATCTCGTGGCGCTCGACGACGACAATTTCCTGGTGATCGAACGCTCGCACGGCACCCACAATGTCGCACGCATCTACCGGGCGGGCACCGCGGGCGCCGACAACATCCTGGACCGGCCCTCACTCGCGGATGCGCCGCCGAGCGCGATGACCAAGAGTCTGGTGGCCGATCTGTCGACGATTCCCCAGGTGCAGAACCTGGACAACGTCGAGGGAATCACGTTGGGTCCCAAGCTGTCGGACGGCAGGCAGGTCCTTGTGCTCGTCGCCGACGACAATTTCTCGGATGACCAGATGACGCAGTTCTACGCGTTCGCGCTATGA
- a CDS encoding MarR family winged helix-turn-helix transcriptional regulator — protein MTQTLGADLLHVVARINRLATQRARLPLPFAQARLLSTIEDQGPTRISDLAVLDHCSQPTMTTQVRRLEDGGYVSRTVDPDDARAVLVQITSKGVETLRQVRVDREAAIEPYLERLDASDRQALSEAVRVLRGLLADAASPTAAK, from the coding sequence ATGACTCAGACCCTCGGCGCCGACCTGCTGCATGTGGTCGCCCGGATCAACCGACTGGCCACTCAGCGCGCCCGGCTACCCCTGCCCTTCGCGCAGGCGCGGCTGCTGTCGACGATCGAAGACCAGGGGCCGACCCGGATATCGGATCTCGCGGTGCTGGATCACTGCTCGCAGCCGACGATGACGACCCAGGTGCGCAGGCTCGAAGACGGGGGTTACGTGTCACGCACCGTCGACCCCGACGATGCGCGGGCCGTGCTGGTCCAGATCACGTCCAAGGGAGTCGAGACGCTGAGGCAGGTGCGCGTCGACCGCGAGGCCGCCATCGAGCCGTACCTGGAGCGTCTGGACGCCTCGGATCGGCAGGCGCTCAGCGAGGCGGTCCGCGTGTTGCGCGGATTGCTTGCGGACGCGGCCTCCCCCACCGCCGCCAAATGA
- a CDS encoding MFS transporter: MWRQPKAVWAVAFASVVAFMGIGLVDPILKPIADNLNASPSQVSLLFTSYMAVMGVAMLITGVVASRIGPKRTLLLGLVVIIAGAGLAGMSETVTEIVGWRALWGLGNALFIATALATIVNSARGSVAQAIILYEAALGVGIAVGPLVGGVLGSISWRGPFFGVSALMAFAVVVTALLLPSTPPAERATTLADPFRALRHRGLLGVAITALLYNFSFFTLLAFTPFPLDMSAHEIGLIFFGWGVALAFTSVVVAPRLQRRFGTVPTLLVNLLAMTATLAAMAVATENKAVLATCVVVAGLFIGINNTLITETVMTAAPVERGVASAAYSFVRFSGAAMAPWLAGVLGERVNVHAPYWVGAAAVLLAAGVLALSRSHLRGIDADEDLDELSEATAISVGSDS; this comes from the coding sequence ATGTGGCGTCAACCCAAAGCTGTTTGGGCCGTTGCCTTCGCGTCCGTCGTCGCGTTCATGGGTATCGGTCTGGTCGACCCGATCCTCAAGCCGATCGCCGACAACCTGAACGCGTCGCCGTCGCAGGTGTCGTTGTTGTTCACCAGTTATATGGCGGTGATGGGCGTCGCGATGCTCATCACCGGCGTCGTGGCGAGCCGCATCGGCCCCAAACGCACTCTGCTGCTTGGACTCGTGGTGATCATCGCGGGCGCCGGCCTGGCCGGCATGTCGGAAACCGTGACCGAAATCGTCGGCTGGCGGGCACTTTGGGGCCTGGGTAACGCGCTGTTCATCGCGACGGCGTTGGCGACGATCGTCAACTCCGCGCGCGGTTCGGTGGCGCAGGCGATCATCCTGTACGAGGCGGCGCTGGGTGTCGGCATCGCGGTCGGCCCGCTGGTCGGCGGGGTGCTCGGGTCGATCTCGTGGCGCGGACCGTTCTTCGGGGTGTCGGCGTTGATGGCGTTCGCCGTCGTCGTCACGGCATTGCTGCTGCCGTCCACACCTCCGGCCGAACGAGCGACGACATTGGCCGACCCGTTCCGTGCGCTGCGCCACCGCGGTCTGCTCGGCGTCGCTATCACCGCGCTGCTGTACAACTTCAGCTTCTTCACGCTGCTGGCCTTCACCCCGTTTCCGCTCGACATGAGCGCGCACGAGATCGGTCTGATCTTCTTCGGTTGGGGTGTGGCGCTGGCGTTCACGTCGGTGGTCGTCGCGCCGCGGCTGCAGCGCCGCTTCGGGACCGTGCCGACGCTGCTCGTGAATCTCTTGGCCATGACCGCCACTCTGGCGGCGATGGCCGTCGCCACCGAGAACAAAGCTGTGCTGGCGACCTGCGTCGTGGTGGCCGGCCTTTTCATCGGCATCAACAACACGCTGATCACCGAGACCGTGATGACGGCGGCACCGGTCGAAAGAGGCGTCGCTTCAGCGGCTTACAGCTTCGTGCGGTTCTCCGGTGCCGCGATGGCGCCCTGGCTGGCAGGCGTGCTCGGCGAACGCGTCAACGTCCATGCTCCCTACTGGGTCGGGGCGGCGGCGGTGCTGCTGGCGGCCGGGGTGCTGGCGCTCAGCCGGTCGCATCTGCGCGGCATCGATGCCGATGAGGACCTGGACGAACTCAGCGAGGCGACCGCGATCTCCGTCGGCAGCGACTCATAG
- a CDS encoding ABC transporter ATP-binding protein, whose amino-acid sequence MAVTGDSGVTRRSGALSPGELAQASVIAALSAAIAIIAVVVPFAAGLSLLGTVPLGLLAYRFRLRVLLTATVAGAIIAFLIAGMGGFMTVVNCAYIGGLAGIVKRRGRGTITVFLCSLVAGAISGVVVVTALTILVRLRHLIFESVTANVDGLAAIIARIPDMEGLAEQLKRDFATALDYWPLLFFASSVWSVVFVTLIGWWALSRVMARLVAIPDVHKLESSTDTGTIAPVPTQLRDVRFRYPNADHDALGPVSLNVEPGEHLAITGANGSGKTTLMLLLAGREPTSGRIDRPGGVGLGRLGGTAVIMQHPESQVLGTRVADDVVWGLPPGTTTDIPKLLGEVGLDGLAERDTGGLSGGELQRLAVAGALAREPSLLIADEVTSMVDQEGRGALMSVLSGLTKHHDMSLVHITHYNDEADAADRAVNLTGNGGAADNTDMVETASAPVATVTGHHHADKPVLELRGVNHEYGSGTPWAAMALRDITFTVNEGDGLLIHGLNGSGKSTLAWIMAGLTVPTGGSCLLDGAPVSDQVGAVAISFQAARLQLMRGRVDLEIASAAGFSPRDRKRVSEALATVGLDKALAKRRIDQLSGGQMRRVVLAGLLARQPRALILDEPLAGLDAASQRGLLRLLGELRRNFGLTIVIISHDFSGLEDVCPRTLHLRNGVLAATPTVAGDRS is encoded by the coding sequence ATGGCCGTGACCGGGGATTCGGGCGTGACTCGCCGTTCCGGCGCGCTGAGCCCGGGTGAACTGGCTCAGGCGTCGGTGATCGCGGCGCTGTCCGCGGCCATCGCGATCATCGCCGTCGTCGTGCCATTCGCCGCGGGCCTGTCGTTGCTCGGCACCGTCCCGTTGGGCCTGCTGGCTTACCGCTTTCGGCTGCGCGTGCTGCTCACCGCCACCGTGGCGGGTGCGATCATCGCGTTTCTGATCGCCGGTATGGGCGGGTTCATGACCGTCGTCAACTGCGCCTACATCGGCGGACTCGCCGGCATTGTCAAGCGCCGCGGCCGCGGGACGATCACCGTCTTCCTCTGTTCACTGGTCGCCGGCGCGATCTCCGGCGTGGTGGTGGTGACGGCGCTCACGATTCTGGTACGGCTGCGCCACCTGATCTTCGAATCGGTCACCGCCAACGTCGACGGATTGGCCGCGATCATCGCGCGCATCCCCGACATGGAGGGTTTGGCCGAGCAGCTCAAGCGCGATTTCGCCACCGCGCTGGACTACTGGCCGCTGCTCTTCTTCGCATCGTCGGTGTGGTCGGTCGTCTTCGTCACACTCATCGGGTGGTGGGCGCTGTCGCGGGTGATGGCCCGACTGGTCGCCATTCCCGACGTGCACAAGCTCGAATCTTCGACCGACACCGGAACCATCGCTCCCGTGCCGACACAATTGCGGGACGTCCGCTTCCGGTATCCGAACGCCGACCACGACGCGCTCGGTCCGGTTTCGTTGAACGTCGAACCCGGTGAGCACCTCGCGATCACCGGCGCGAACGGTTCGGGCAAGACCACGTTGATGCTGCTGCTGGCCGGCCGCGAACCCACATCGGGCCGCATCGACCGGCCCGGCGGCGTCGGGCTCGGCCGGCTCGGCGGTACGGCGGTGATCATGCAGCACCCCGAGAGTCAGGTGCTCGGTACCCGGGTCGCCGACGACGTGGTGTGGGGTCTGCCGCCGGGGACGACCACGGACATCCCCAAGCTGCTCGGCGAGGTCGGGCTGGACGGGCTCGCCGAGCGCGACACGGGCGGTCTGTCGGGCGGCGAGCTGCAGCGGCTCGCGGTCGCTGGGGCGCTGGCCCGTGAACCGTCGCTGCTGATCGCCGACGAAGTGACCAGCATGGTCGACCAGGAGGGCCGGGGCGCGCTGATGTCGGTGCTGTCCGGGCTGACGAAGCACCACGACATGTCGCTGGTGCACATCACCCACTACAACGACGAGGCGGATGCCGCCGATCGCGCCGTCAATCTGACCGGCAACGGTGGCGCCGCGGACAACACCGACATGGTGGAGACCGCCTCGGCGCCGGTGGCCACCGTCACCGGCCACCACCACGCCGACAAGCCGGTGCTCGAACTCCGTGGGGTCAACCACGAATACGGCAGCGGAACGCCTTGGGCCGCAATGGCGCTGCGCGACATCACCTTCACCGTCAACGAGGGCGACGGGTTGTTGATCCACGGACTCAACGGATCCGGAAAGTCGACGTTGGCCTGGATCATGGCGGGACTCACCGTCCCGACCGGCGGCAGCTGCCTGCTCGACGGTGCGCCGGTGTCCGATCAGGTTGGCGCCGTTGCCATCTCCTTCCAGGCGGCCCGCCTGCAGCTGATGCGCGGCCGGGTGGATCTCGAGATCGCCTCCGCGGCCGGGTTCTCGCCGCGTGACCGCAAGCGGGTGAGCGAGGCGCTGGCCACCGTCGGCCTGGACAAGGCGCTGGCGAAGCGGCGCATCGACCAACTGAGCGGCGGTCAGATGCGCCGCGTGGTGCTGGCCGGACTGCTGGCGCGCCAGCCCCGTGCGCTCATCCTCGACGAGCCCCTCGCCGGGCTGGATGCGGCGAGTCAGCGTGGGCTGCTACGGCTCCTGGGTGAGCTGCGACGCAACTTCGGGCTGACCATCGTCATCATCTCCCACGACTTCTCGGGTCTCGAGGACGTGTGCCCACGCACCCTGCATCTGCGCAACGGGGTGCTGGCGGCGACACCGACGGTGGCGGGAGACAGATCGTGA
- a CDS encoding carboxymuconolactone decarboxylase family protein, which yields MSDENLAERIGALVAMSSGDGRVDTLMRLTCGRALGLHPLPMEVDLVDGAADHEPIVCAFTEQFAVDVTGIGDNQRKQLAAALGDNVFRTVVMIFVADFVPRVWAAFEALGLRSHGNRGTVEWDHESDPTDALLNGFLPAVARLRGLDPVTTEVVRLRGATQHNCRLCKSRRETNALDAGGSEDLYSEIEQYESSEKLTDAHKAALRFVDAMIWSPSQISPDLAAEVRRHFSEDQAFELTLDIMRNAANKIMVSLGVDAPLVTDGTELFSVDADGQTVSAV from the coding sequence GTGAGTGACGAGAATCTGGCCGAGCGGATCGGCGCCCTGGTGGCGATGTCGTCGGGGGACGGGCGAGTCGACACCCTGATGCGGCTGACGTGCGGCAGGGCGTTGGGTTTGCATCCGCTGCCGATGGAGGTCGATCTGGTCGACGGGGCGGCCGACCACGAGCCGATTGTGTGCGCGTTCACCGAGCAGTTCGCCGTCGACGTGACGGGCATCGGTGACAACCAGCGCAAGCAGCTGGCGGCGGCCCTGGGGGACAACGTGTTTCGAACCGTGGTGATGATCTTCGTCGCCGATTTCGTCCCGCGGGTGTGGGCGGCGTTCGAGGCGCTGGGGCTGCGCAGTCACGGCAACCGCGGCACCGTCGAGTGGGACCACGAGTCCGATCCGACCGACGCGCTGCTCAACGGGTTCCTGCCCGCGGTGGCGCGGCTGCGGGGGCTGGATCCGGTGACGACGGAGGTCGTGCGGCTGCGGGGTGCGACGCAGCACAATTGCCGGCTGTGCAAGTCGCGCCGGGAGACCAACGCGCTGGACGCCGGCGGATCAGAGGATCTGTACAGCGAAATCGAGCAGTACGAGTCGTCGGAGAAGTTGACCGATGCGCACAAGGCGGCGTTGCGGTTCGTCGACGCCATGATCTGGTCACCGTCGCAGATCAGCCCCGACCTCGCCGCGGAGGTTCGCCGGCACTTCTCGGAGGATCAGGCGTTCGAGTTGACTCTGGACATCATGCGTAACGCCGCCAACAAAATCATGGTGTCGCTGGGGGTGGATGCCCCGCTCGTGACCGACGGCACCGAACTGTTCTCTGTCGATGCCGACGGGCAGACGGTCTCCGCGGTCTAG